A single region of the Neodiprion pinetum isolate iyNeoPine1 chromosome 5, iyNeoPine1.2, whole genome shotgun sequence genome encodes:
- the Axud1 gene encoding uncharacterized protein Axud1 encodes MESLSAPDRGVNVDREDARTSEPGSSSLGSTTTEGNPESGTSSLVPEPSEHQQAISVPADFLPIKMEIKKMGVEISDERAEQLKNDVRRLSPEVVSLRERTLGEISLTPDSTFYEVASDANDEEISNEQKGSESTPSSAEKHLIAEEDLRVQLSRHQETEHESSSWWSRKVKCDSEVVSGEELVMIARNDEKAENSESGSVGEVEYGVGRTEQTPSSPRAVIQKLVEGEEIVFAGADVACVQLQASSMTNGLDFIVAYPEASPCSSTESAEDPLRDAETETDSDCSSEPAAICAATEPVESLQTRGDSTDIIVDCDRVQSDRPQTFTEDSAESLALAAGAGDEVRSDGSDSGLGGEIAGEPGPAPAPESDSETSFLDRIPNEILSNKDKASEQLETFVPVKGDAEMMTGSEVQRPDLLAIPILPALQSPPKSNLKRRLTDCMEGEPDAKRLNPDESQKKKRNIQFDAVTVYYFPRAQGFTCVPSQGGSTLGMSAAHTHAERFSLTEHAAEQRRIHRARLAQLRSERAANNVVEAASSSEDPSDDTDEEPSDTEELDIDSYYFLLPVPTWQRRALLRAAGVQKIDTVEKDECRDIRASRKHCGCGCKGYCDPESCPCSRAHVKCQVDRAGFPCGCSRDGCANSSGRIEFNPVRVRTHFIHTLMRLELEKKHRDEDCTDLHDLDAQRGLPVGMDGVEGSCAVNGGGFTTLHYTNPPQEAGSCQQPEIPGTREDSLDLYAIRDDCYQTCSEDTVDSGAQGQPQHHHHHHHHHHHHHQRKLLHPTEFVGPPFQQFSNGGDAAHSVQQFQQNTYQDYQSYQTLPSTSRGQFHHQFQSVSHTPQAFSHYGGYVTDPMGAGNVVTSMSVACHQQAPSNYETNYVQQDEGPPSHYTNLNSVQQPTMSSVHHQHHHQHHQQLGKLEPFSELLAGRYSYYGEVESTSHQISYPTMQQPDKANSEDDKSLQHQQPETSQPQMTGQQNSGEDCSDENFGEIIKKSMVETVSA; translated from the exons ATGGAATCGCTTTCGGCGCCTGACCGCGGTGTAAACGTGGACCGAGAAGATGCGAGAACATCGGAACCGGGTTCGTCTTCGTTAGGGTCGACGACAACCGAAGGCAATCCTGAAAGCGGAACGAGTTCGTTGGTACCTGAACCGAGTGAGCATCAGCAAGCAATTTCAGTTCCTGCCGATTTCCTGCCGATAAAAATGGAGATAAAGAAAATGGGGGTTGAGATATCGGACGAGAGGGCCGAGCAGTTGAAGAACGACGTGAGGAGACTGTCGCCGGAAGTTGTGAGCCTTAGGGAAAGAACCCTCGGTGAAATATCCTTGACACCAGATTCCACCTTCTACGAGGTAGCGAGCGATGCCAACGATGAAGAGATTTCAAACGAGCAAAAAGGCTCAGAATCGACACCCAGCAGTGCCGAGAAGCACCTGATCGCTGAAGAAGACCTTCGAGTCCAGCTTTCGAGGCACCAAGAAACGGAGCATGAGTCGTCGTCGTGGTGGTCCCGAAAAGTGAAGTGCGATTCGGAGGTTGTTAGTGGTGAGGAACTGGTGATGATCGCGAGAAACGATGAGAAGGCTGAGAATAGTGAATCCGGGAGTGTTGGTGAAGTCGAGTACGGTGTTGGCAGGACTGAGCAAACGCCCTCGAGTCCGAGGGCTGTGATTCAAAAACTCGTCGAGGGTGAGGAAATAGTCTTTGCTGGTGCTGACGTCGCCTGCGTCCAGCTCCAGGCCTCGTCGATGACGAATGGTCTCGACTTTATCGTCGCCTATCCGGAAGCAAGTCCCTGCAGCTCGACCGAAAGCGCTGAGGACCCCCTTAGGGACGCTGAAACCGAGACGGACTCGGATTGCAGCTCTGAGCCCGCCGCGATCTGTGCCGCGACGGAGCCCGTTGAGTCGCTTCAAACTCGCGGCGACTCGACGGACATAATCGTCGACTGCGACAGGGTTCAATCGGACAGACCGCAGACCTTCACTGAAGATTCGGCCGAGAGTCTTGCCCTCGCCGCCGGTGCCGGGGACGAAGTTAGGTCAGATGGAAGCGATTCTGGACTAGGCGGCGAAATCGCTGGCGAACCTGGACCAGCTCCTGCCCCAGAAAGTGACTCGGAAACTTCCTTTCTTGACAGGATACCCAACGAAATACTCTCTAATAAGGACAAAG CGTCCGAACAACTGGAGACCTTTGTACCGGTCAAAGGAGACGCGGAAATGATGACTGGGTCTGAGGTGCAGAGGCCCGACCTCTTGGCGATCCCGATACTCCCTGCACTTCAAAGTCCACCGAAAAGCAACCTGAAGAGGCGGTTGACCGACTGCATGGAGGGTGAACCAGACGCGAAGAGGTTGAACCCTGACGAGTCGCAGAAAAAGAAGCGGAACATCCAATTCGACGCGGTGACGGTTTACTATTTCCCGAGGGCGCAGGGTTTCACCTGCGTGCCGTCACAG GGAGGAAGCACGCTTGGCATGAGCGCGGCCCACACTCATGCTGAGAGGTTTTCGCTGACGGAACACGCGGCCGAACAGCGGCGGATTCACCGTGCCAGGCTAGCTCAGTTGCGCTCAGAACGGGCTGCGAACAACGTTGTTGAAGCTGCTTCGAGCTCCGAAGATCCCAGTGACGACACCGACGAGGAACCCAGTGACACTGAGGAACTCGACATTGACAGCTACTACTTTCTCCTCCCTGTTCCCACCTGGCAGAGACGGGCCCTTCTCAGAGCTGCTGGGGTGCAAAAAATCGACACTGTCGAAAAAGACGAGTGTCGTGACATTCGGGCCAGTAGGAAACACTGCGGCTGTGGGTGCAAAGGCTATTGTGACCCTGAAAGCTGCCCTTGCAGCAGGGCTCACGTTAAATGTCAG GTGGATCGTGCTGGTTTTCCTTGTGGCTGTTCGCGCGACGGCTGCGCGAACAGTTCGGGCAGGATAGAGTTCAACCCAGTAAGAGTTCGGACGCACTTTATTCACACACTGATGCGTTTGGAACTGGAAAAGAAGCACCGAGACGAGGACTGCACTGACCTTCATGACCTTGATGCGCAGCGGGGTTTGCCAGTCGGCATGGATGGCGTCGAAGGTTCCTGCGCGGTGAATGGAGGCGGGTTTACGACCTTGCACTACACGAACCCTCCACAGGAAGCCGGCTCCTGTCAGCAGCCCGAGATACCGGGGACCAGGGAAGACAGTCTGGACTTGTACGCCATTCGGGATGACTGTTACCAGACATGCAGTGAGGATACCGTTGATAGCGGAGCTCAAGGTCAGCCGcagcaccaccaccaccaccaccaccaccaccatcatcatcaccagAGAAAGCTTCTTCATCCAACCGAGTTTGTGGGTCCACCGTTCCAGCAGTTTTCCAACGGCGGAGACGCGGCTCATTCTGTTCAACAGTTCCAGCAGAACACCTACCAGGACTACCAGTCCTACCAAACGCTCCCGTCTACTTCCAGGGGACAGTTTCATCATCAATTTCAATCCGTCAGTCACACGCCTCAAGCGTTTTCTCACTATGGCGGCTACGTCACGGATCCCATG GGTGCCGGTAACGTGGTGACATCGATGTCGGTTGCTTGTCACCAGCAGGCGCCATCTAATTACGAAACAAACTACGTCCAGCAGGACGAGGGCCCGCCGTCACATTATACGAACCTGAACTCTGTTCAGCAGCCAACAATGAGCTCAGTCCACCATCAGCACCACCATCAGCATCACCAGCAGCTCGGGAAACTTGAACCTTTCTCGGAACTGCTGGCGGGTCGTTATTCGTACTACGGCGAAGTGGAGTCGACAAGTCACCAGATCTCGTACCCTACGATGCAGCAGCCTGACAAAGCAAATTCAGAGGATGACAAATCGCTCCAGCATCAGCAGCCTGAAACCAGCCAGCCGCAAATGACAGGACAGCAAAACAGCGGCGAGGATTGCAGTGACGAGAACTTTggtgaaattataaaaaaatccatGGTTGAAACTGTCTCAGCGTAA